In a genomic window of Gigantopelta aegis isolate Gae_Host chromosome 9, Gae_host_genome, whole genome shotgun sequence:
- the LOC121380804 gene encoding RISC-loading complex subunit tarbp2-like, with product MAVPAGKTPISYLQELSTKRGITPQYDLIANEGAVHEPTFLMRVTVGDVSATGKGSSKKKAKHAAAQTALNQILGVSNGEVKQETTEPTESGENGLPGNPIGELQEFTQKKLMKPPIYEFTNEQGPPHAKEFICNVKLGKFHERGTGRSKKTAKRNAASNMMQHIKSLTNNAEKEAKLEESDEEDEIPLSFEPKASYTALKQGKQKLMVTSPQQAVEIKAFYDKIVKASGKVQGQSQAPATNFCQMLQEIAEIQRFEVHYYDIKELSGSGQHQCLVQLSTMPIAVCHGQGSTLDDAHGNAAHNALQYLKIMTKS from the exons ATGGCCGTTCCAGCAGGTAAAACACCTATTAGCTATCTTCAGGAGTTGTCCACTAAGAGGGGAATAACTCCACAGTATGATTTGATTGCAAATGAGGGAGCGGTCCATGAACCAACCTTTCTAATGAGAGTTACAGTTGGAGATGTGTCGGCAACAGGCAAAG GTTCCAGTAAGAAGAAGGCGAAACATGCGGCAGCCCAGACTGCACTGAATCAAATACTTGGTGTTTCAAATGGGGAAGTTAAACAAGAAACCACAGA GCCAACAGAATCGGGAGAAAACGGGTTGCCAGGGAATCCTATCGGGGAGCTGCAGGAGTTCACACAGAAGAAGTTGATGAAGCCCCCGATCTACGAGTTCACCAACGAACAGGGACCGCCACACGCCAAAGAATTCATCTGTAACGTTAAACTAGGCAAATTTCACGAACGAG GTACTGGTCGATCGAAGAAAACTGCTAAGAGGAACGCTGCCAGTAACATGATGCAGCACATTAAAAGTCTGACAAACAACGCAGAGAAAGAGGCCAAACTGGAGGAATCTGACGAAGAAGACGAAATTCCTTTG TCATTTGAACCGAAGGCCTCCTACACAGCATTAAAACAAGGCAAGCAGAAGCTGATGGTGACCTCCCCGCAGCAGGCGGTCGAGATCAAAGCTTTCTACGACAAGATTGTGAAGGCGAGTGGCAAGGTGCAGGGCCAGTCTCAGGCACCAGCCACCAACTTCTGTCAGATGCTGCAGGAGATCGCTGAGATCCAGCGATTCGAGGTGCACTACTACGATATCAAAGAACTCAGTGGTTCCG GTCAGCACCAGTGTTTGGTTCAACTCTCTACCATGCCGATCGCTGTCTGTCACGGGCAGGGCTCTACACTAGATGACGCCCACGGCAATGCGGCCCACAATGCACTGCAGTACCTGAAAATTATGACGAAGTCATAA